A portion of the Deltaproteobacteria bacterium genome contains these proteins:
- a CDS encoding tRNA-guanine transglycosylase, whose amino-acid sequence LVAETQAELPAAPPRYLMGLGKPEDIVNAIALGVDLFDCVVPTRHARHGLLYTSEGVLAIRNARYREDFAAIDPRCDCRACARFSRAYLRHLFQAGEALGARLATLHNLRFYMRLLAGARVAISAGALPAFRGEILGRVARRVD is encoded by the coding sequence CTGGTGGCCGAGACGCAAGCCGAGCTCCCCGCCGCGCCGCCGCGATACCTGATGGGTCTCGGCAAGCCCGAGGACATCGTCAACGCGATCGCCCTCGGGGTCGACCTGTTCGACTGCGTCGTGCCCACTCGCCACGCCCGCCACGGGCTGCTCTACACGTCCGAAGGCGTGCTCGCGATTCGCAACGCGCGCTACCGCGAGGACTTCGCAGCGATCGATCCGCGCTGCGATTGCCGCGCCTGCGCGCGCTTCAGCCGCGCGTATCTGCGGCACCTCTTCCAAGCCGGCGAAGCGCTCGGCGCGCGGCTCGCGACGCTGCACAACCTGCGCTTCTACATGCGCCTCCTCGCGGGCGCGCGCGTCGCGATCAGCGCCGGCGCCCTGCCCGCCTTCCGCGGCGAGATCTTGGGCCGCGTCGCGCGGCGCGTGGACTGA